In Picosynechococcus sp. PCC 7002, the following are encoded in one genomic region:
- a CDS encoding helix-hairpin-helix domain-containing protein — protein sequence MVKIIRRKFIGHAPTYDIGLSQDHNFLLGQGLIAANCFNKSHSTAYAYVTYQTAYLKANYPVEYMTALLSASSGNKDKVRKYRENAERMGILVLPPDINESDLDFKPVGQGIRFGLSAVQNLGENAINAILAAREAGPFLSLSDLCSRLDLRVVNRRALETLITCGGLDSLHDNRQAMLKGLDLMMDWAQLKAKEKASGQTNLFESLGDTAAAFDEAPVLPKVADLTLEEKLRQEKELLGFYVSEHPLEKLRSTISPILSPISLTAIANHINKKVSAVAILTDMRKIFTKANNEPMAFIQLEDISGQVEGIVFPRTYQKVEQLLQLDSRVIVWGKVQQKEDRTQLIVDDLEPIEEVRMLMIRLSPSELHHTQSQQRLKQILSQQAGDKKKRGRIPVIVIVGRGGDRTFIRLGQDYWVEDDHQALLALRQGGFHVYRENLIPQAQAS from the coding sequence TTGGTTAAAATCATTCGCCGTAAGTTCATTGGCCATGCGCCGACCTATGATATTGGACTCAGTCAAGACCATAATTTCTTATTGGGTCAGGGCCTTATTGCGGCTAACTGTTTTAATAAATCCCACTCAACGGCCTATGCCTACGTCACCTACCAGACTGCTTACCTGAAGGCAAACTATCCCGTTGAATACATGACGGCACTGCTCAGTGCCAGCAGTGGAAATAAAGATAAAGTCCGCAAGTACCGGGAAAATGCCGAGCGCATGGGTATCCTGGTCTTGCCACCGGATATTAACGAGTCAGACCTGGATTTTAAGCCCGTAGGCCAAGGGATTCGTTTTGGTTTGTCAGCGGTTCAAAACCTTGGTGAAAATGCGATCAATGCCATTTTAGCGGCCCGGGAAGCGGGGCCTTTTTTAAGTTTGTCTGACCTCTGTTCTCGGTTAGATTTGCGTGTTGTGAACCGCCGCGCCCTAGAAACTTTAATTACCTGTGGTGGACTGGATTCACTCCATGATAATCGCCAGGCAATGCTGAAGGGTCTGGATTTAATGATGGATTGGGCACAGTTGAAAGCGAAAGAAAAGGCCAGTGGTCAAACGAATTTATTTGAAAGTCTGGGAGATACGGCAGCGGCATTTGATGAGGCCCCTGTGTTACCCAAAGTGGCTGATTTAACCTTAGAAGAAAAGCTCCGGCAAGAAAAAGAATTGCTGGGATTTTATGTTTCTGAGCACCCTTTAGAAAAGCTGCGGTCAACGATTTCGCCGATTTTATCGCCCATTAGCCTTACGGCGATCGCCAATCACATCAATAAAAAAGTCAGCGCCGTGGCGATCCTCACGGATATGCGCAAGATTTTTACGAAGGCCAATAATGAGCCCATGGCCTTTATTCAATTAGAAGATATTTCGGGTCAAGTAGAAGGGATTGTCTTTCCCCGCACTTATCAGAAAGTTGAGCAACTCTTACAGCTTGATAGCCGTGTCATTGTGTGGGGCAAAGTGCAACAAAAAGAGGATCGAACGCAACTGATTGTGGACGATCTCGAACCCATTGAAGAGGTGCGAATGTTGATGATTCGCCTCTCTCCGAGTGAGCTTCATCACACCCAAAGTCAGCAGCGACTGAAGCAAATTTTGTCACAGCAGGCTGGGGATAAGAAGAAGCGGGGGCGGATCCCGGTGATCGTGATCGTTGGGAGGGGCGGCGATCGCACCTTTATTCGCCTTGGGCAAGACTATTGGGTCGAGGACGATCACCAGGCCCTCTTGGCACTCCGACAGGGGGGCTTCCATGTCTACCGCGAAAACCTGATTCCCCAGGCCCAAGCGAGCTAA
- a CDS encoding pseudouridine synthase, producing the protein MQHSYVLLHKPYNVLCQFTDNSPQGSQRQTLKDFVPVPDIYSVGRLDLDSEGLLLLTNDAPLKHYLCEPKFAHSRTYWVQVENIPDGQALEQLRQGVMVQGKKTRPAIANLLTPEPTVPAREPPIRFRKNVPTAWLELTLTEGRNRQVRRMTAAVGHPTLRLMRVAIGAGPAKLTLTGLGPGEWRHLTTAEIGALQNLVKKAKPNQRSPHKKTASRKPKGKRR; encoded by the coding sequence ATGCAGCACTCATACGTTTTGCTCCACAAGCCTTATAACGTCCTTTGTCAGTTTACTGATAATAGCCCCCAAGGGTCACAGCGGCAAACGTTGAAGGATTTTGTGCCTGTGCCAGATATTTATTCCGTGGGTCGTTTGGATTTGGATAGCGAAGGGCTTTTATTATTGACCAATGATGCTCCTTTAAAGCATTATCTTTGCGAACCGAAATTTGCCCACTCCCGCACCTATTGGGTACAGGTGGAAAATATCCCAGACGGGCAGGCTTTAGAACAGTTGCGCCAGGGGGTAATGGTGCAAGGGAAAAAAACGCGGCCGGCGATCGCCAATCTCTTGACCCCTGAGCCAACCGTCCCCGCACGAGAACCCCCGATCCGCTTCCGGAAAAATGTCCCGACAGCCTGGTTAGAACTGACCCTAACGGAAGGGCGAAATCGTCAGGTGCGCCGCATGACTGCCGCAGTGGGCCACCCCACGTTACGCCTTATGCGCGTCGCCATAGGTGCAGGGCCAGCGAAATTAACCCTCACTGGTCTGGGGCCGGGGGAATGGCGGCATTTAACGACGGCGGAAATTGGAGCCTTACAAAACCTGGTAAAAAAAGCCAAGCCAAACCAGCGATCGCCCCACAAAAAAACAGCCAGCCGCAAACCGAAGGGAAAACGCCGCTGA